One Oryza sativa Japonica Group chromosome 8, ASM3414082v1 DNA window includes the following coding sequences:
- the LOC107278708 gene encoding uncharacterized protein yields MSRCFPFPPPGYEAKPRSEHNDLLKKGKHKEKKHKKESKERRGRERKEKNSDRRKDKHSKKHKREKHKDKRKNKDDDRYTNQTLEKATLRNADLDNGRLKEKIQHEAVKDIKPANELVTQILDQEGHANHTSSSTGKLLPSTKSFGSAGSKGKKRSLSSVIEKSRQPTHLNHEMIEKKYSVAYDCASLGSKPRLQNGRSLQVGSAEKHSNTNRKHSHNRMDRPQRNTEGTSTITTVVSGAERAPNGVVTPSPNSLLRTEQVGQDPVVSSHFPSRNSDSMSPRGLMEIRNGNNSDFQIRMDRQSVRSKAGAVKRKGKTKELKSNDHKYVEDKDRDRLANERKTKDRIEEKEKVGKVVVSKQECKELDSLGASKNKIDGLQRQLGQLNEEFTSDDVKKRKDAEANSSLLVAEHSMRMNKLPRISPTDPRTNGEILDYSQGSGPSSPVGTNTYKADRFQDSKECYNNGVTGSHHLKELKTSVSSSNHGSSQVSPKPPHPDAKYLGQVYSIPAMDDWSKCIDQSWLLSRGSVDWKSEILEAAESPRVWAEARLIDSADVVALPYVVPL; encoded by the exons ATGTCCAGGTGTTTCCCATTCCCGCCGCCTGGGTATGAGGCGAAGCCTAGGAGTGAGCATAATGATCTGCTAAAGAAG GGAAAACACAAGGAGAAGAAGCACAAAAAGGAAAGTAAGGAAAGGAGAGGacgagaaagaaaagaaaagaatagcgATCGTAGGAAAGATAAGCACAGCAAGAAGCACAAAAGAGAGAAGCACAAAGATAAGAGAAAGAACAAGGATGATGATAGATACACAAATCAAACTTTGGAAAAAGCAACTCTGAGGAATGCAGATCTCGACAATGGAAGGCTTAAAGAAAAAATACAACACGAAGCTGTCAAAGATATTAAACCTGCAAATGAGTTGGTTACCCAAATCCTAGATCAAGAAGGTCATGCAAACCACACAAGCAGTAGTACTGGCAAGTTGCTCCCTAGTACCAAAAGCTTTGGTTCTGCAGGTTCTAAAGGGAAGAAAAGATCTTTGAGCAGTGTGATTGAGAAATCCAGACAACCCACACATCTCAATCATGAGATGATAGAGAAGAAATATAGTGTTGCTTATGACTGTGCTAGCCTTGGGTCTAAACCTCGATTACAGAATGGGAGGAGCCTTCAAGTTGGATCTGCCGAAAAGCACTCGAATACAAATAGAAAGCACAGTCATAACAGAATGGACCGACCACAAAGAAATACTGAAGGTACAAGTACTATTACCACGGTTGTATCAGGTGCAGAGAGGGCTCCAAATGGCGTAGTTACACCAAGTCCAAATTCCTTGCTGAGAACAGAACAAGTGGGCCAAGATCCAGTGGTTTCTTCCCATTTTCCTTCTAGAAATAGTGACAGCATGAGCCCCAGAGGGCTGATGGAGATCAGGAATGGAAATAATAGCGATTTCCAGATCAGAATGGATCGGCAATCAGTACGCAGTAAAGCTGGAGCAGTTAAAAGGAAGGGAAAGACTAAAGAGCTGAAAAGTAATGATCACAAGTATGTTGAAGACAAAGATAGGGATCGGCTTGCAAATGAAAGAAAGACTAAAGACAGAAttgaagagaaagaaaaggtgGGAAAAGTTGTTGTAAGTAAGCAGGAATGCAAAGAACTTGATTCTCTTGGCGCAAGCAAGAATAAGATAGATGGTTTGCAGCGGCAGTTGGGTCAACTTAATGAGGAGTTCACTTCTGATGATGTCAAGAAAAGGAAAGATGCCGAGGCTAACAGTTCTCTACTTG TGGCAGAGCATAGTATGCGAATGAATAAGTTGCCAAGGATATCTCCTACTGATCCTCGTACAAATGGTGAAATATTGGACTATTCTCAAGGGAGTGGACCTAGTTCACCTGTTGGGACGAATACTTATAAGGCAGATAGATTTCAAGATAGCAAGGAATGCTACAATAACGGCGTCACTGGTTCTCATCATCTCAAGGAACTGAAAACTTCGGTTTCTTCATCCAACCATGGAAGTAGCCAAGTCTCTCCGAAACCGCCTCATCCTGATGCCAAGTATCTGGGCCAAGTGTACTCTATACCAGCAATGGATGACTGGTCTAAGTGCATTGATCAAAGCTGGCTATTGTCCAGGGGTAGTGTTGACTGGAAATCAGAGATATTGGAGGCTGCAGAATCACCCCGAGTCTGGGCTGAAGCGCGACTGATCGATTCCGCAGACGTAGTTGCCTTGCCTTACGTTGTTCCCCTATAA